The genomic segment AATGGTAATTAAATCTAAAAATCCATTGATAAATCGGCTCATGCCAAATTTTGACTCGCCATATTTTCTAGCCTGATGTTGAACTACTTTTTCGCCAATTTTATTGAAACCGGCGTTTTTAGCTAAAACAGGAATGTAACGGTGCATTTCTCCTGAAACTTCTACATTTTTCACCACCACATTTTTGTAAGCTTTAAGACCGCAATTGAAATCATTCAAATATACACCCGAAGTTTTTCGAGCTGCCCAGTTGAATAATTTGGAAGGCAAATTTTTAGCAACAACAGAATCGTAGCGTTTCTTTTTCCATCCCGAAACCAAGTCAAAGTTTCCATTGGTAATCATGTCATACAATCCAGGAATTTCTTCCGGGCTATCTTGCAAATCAGCATCCATAGTAATGATAACATCTCCTTTGGCTTTGGCAAAACCTGCATGTAAGGCTTGCGACTTGCCAAAATTCTTCATGAAACGAATTCCTTTTACATTCGAATTTTCCTGAGCAAATTGTTCGATGCACTGCCAAGAATTATCTGTACTACCATCATCAAGGAAGATGATTTCGTAAGTGTAATTATTCGTTTGCATCACTTTGACAATCCAAGTGTACAATTCGTTCAATGATTCCTCTTCGTTAAGAAGCGGGATAAGTATGGATAGATTCATGTATTATTATTCTTGTGACTTACTTTTAAAAAATGCGGCTAATATCAATCCAAAAATTATTGAACCTAACATTGACTGAAAAAAACCTGTTATAAGTCCTTGGAATGAAAATTGCGAATTTTCTTTTAATTGAGTAATCATTTCATTAATTGCTTTTGGTGGTGCTCCAAAATTTTGCATCATTTTAACTTGACTTTTTATGAATAGCTCACTGATTTGATCACGTGCTTCTGTATCTATGAAGTTAAAAAGAAGTATGCTAAATGCTGTAGAAACCGTTACGCCTATCAAGGCTGAAATAAAATAAGTAGTAAATCCTTCTTTAAATGATAAATTACCTTTTAAATCTTTTTTGGTGTTAAAAAGTAAAATTATACCAATAATCAAGTATAAACCAATAAGACTAAATCCAATCCACATATTGACAAATAGATTTAAGTCTATTGAATACATTATAGTAGTAGAGAAAACTGAAATTATAGCTGTAATAATTCCATATGTAACGCCATTTTTTTTAATAATTTCGTTTATCATGACTTTGTAGTTTTAAATTAATCTACAAATATAGTAATTCCGAGTTTATTTGCTGCTAAAAATCAGTATTAAGCCATAGTTAAAAAAAGTAAGTTAAAGATTTGTTTATTGAAAAATAAGTGTAAATTTGCAGTCTCAAAATAATAAATGTAAAACAAAAAGTTATAATCGGTTTATACCTTTTCTGTTAGAAGAAAAGCTTCAAAGCAAGATTATAATTGAATTTAATAAAAAAGAATTACGATGAAAAAAGGTGTACACCCAGAAAATTACAGATTAGTTGCTTTTAAAGACATGTCAAATGATGACGTTTTTATTACTAAATCTACTGCTGATGCTAAAGAAACAATCACTG from the Flavobacterium ammonificans genome contains:
- a CDS encoding DUF4199 domain-containing protein, producing the protein MINEIIKKNGVTYGIITAIISVFSTTIMYSIDLNLFVNMWIGFSLIGLYLIIGIILLFNTKKDLKGNLSFKEGFTTYFISALIGVTVSTAFSILLFNFIDTEARDQISELFIKSQVKMMQNFGAPPKAINEMITQLKENSQFSFQGLITGFFQSMLGSIIFGLILAAFFKSKSQE
- a CDS encoding glycosyltransferase family 2 protein, which codes for MNLSILIPLLNEEESLNELYTWIVKVMQTNNYTYEIIFLDDGSTDNSWQCIEQFAQENSNVKGIRFMKNFGKSQALHAGFAKAKGDVIITMDADLQDSPEEIPGLYDMITNGNFDLVSGWKKKRYDSVVAKNLPSKLFNWAARKTSGVYLNDFNCGLKAYKNVVVKNVEVSGEMHRYIPVLAKNAGFNKIGEKVVQHQARKYGESKFGMSRFINGFLDLITIWFLSRYGKRPMHFFGAVGVLMFIIGFVSTGLIIGVKLFRLYSGYDTILVTNNPLFYIALTAMIIGSQLFLAGFLGEIILRTKNNEERYKIANELN